Proteins encoded by one window of Monoglobus pectinilyticus:
- the mraZ gene encoding division/cell wall cluster transcriptional repressor MraZ → MLIGEYMQTVDAKFRVNIPSKFRTDLGQTFVVAKGINCISIYPKDEWIRFLESLKDMKKLRFFSAGSSECELDTQGRIVVPVSLREYIGLQKEIAVIGAFKHVEIWNRDKWSEYFDDDAYKAENIESIMEQEDFI, encoded by the coding sequence ATGTTAATAGGTGAATATATGCAAACTGTGGACGCTAAGTTCAGGGTTAACATTCCATCTAAGTTTAGAACCGATTTGGGTCAGACTTTTGTCGTCGCTAAAGGAATCAACTGTATTTCGATATATCCGAAAGATGAATGGATACGGTTTTTGGAAAGTTTGAAAGATATGAAAAAACTTAGGTTTTTCTCTGCCGGTTCAAGTGAGTGTGAACTTGATACGCAGGGAAGGATAGTTGTTCCGGTCAGTCTTCGTGAATATATTGGTCTTCAGAAAGAAATAGCGGTTATAGGTGCGTTCAAGCATGTTGAGATATGGAATAGGGATAAGTGGTCGGAGTATTTTGACGACGACGCTTATAAGGCCGAAAATATAGAGTCAATTATGGAGCAGGAAGATTTTATATAG
- the rsmH gene encoding 16S rRNA (cytosine(1402)-N(4))-methyltransferase RsmH, which yields MEFNHISVLLNESVAALNVKPEGVYLDGTLGGGGHSSLICEKLGESGTLIGIDRDTAALNAAGKKLEKYKCRKLTVHDNFFNVKNILESLKIPNIDGAILDLGVSSPQLDEAERGFSYNSDARLDMRMNRDDKLTAYDVVNNYTFDELKQLLFRFGEEKNASKIAANIVKERERKTIETTRELSEIIKRSFPPKKRYGDKHPAKRSFQAIRIEVNHELDGLKEAICDFIECLKPGGRLAVITFHSLEDRIVKTAFAELARGCTCPKEFPVCVCGNSPKIKIINRKPIVAGKDELEKNNRAHSAKLRIAEKI from the coding sequence ATGGAATTTAATCATATTTCAGTTTTGTTGAATGAAAGCGTTGCAGCGCTGAACGTAAAGCCTGAAGGAGTGTATCTTGACGGCACGCTTGGCGGCGGCGGACATTCGTCTCTTATATGTGAAAAACTTGGCGAATCCGGAACTCTTATCGGTATTGACCGAGATACTGCCGCACTTAATGCAGCCGGTAAAAAACTTGAAAAATATAAGTGCAGGAAATTAACTGTTCACGATAATTTTTTTAATGTAAAAAATATTTTAGAAAGTCTTAAAATCCCTAATATTGATGGAGCAATTCTAGATTTGGGCGTGTCATCTCCGCAGCTTGATGAGGCAGAACGCGGATTCAGCTATAATTCCGATGCACGGCTTGATATGAGAATGAACAGGGACGACAAACTGACGGCATATGATGTTGTTAACAATTATACTTTTGATGAACTGAAACAATTGCTGTTCAGGTTTGGAGAGGAAAAGAATGCCTCAAAAATAGCCGCTAATATAGTGAAAGAAAGAGAAAGAAAGACAATAGAAACAACGCGGGAGCTAAGTGAAATTATAAAGAGGTCATTTCCTCCGAAAAAAAGGTATGGGGACAAGCATCCTGCCAAGAGAAGTTTTCAGGCTATTAGAATAGAGGTCAATCATGAACTTGATGGTCTGAAAGAAGCAATTTGTGATTTTATAGAATGTTTGAAGCCGGGCGGACGTTTGGCTGTGATAACCTTTCATTCGCTGGAGGATAGAATTGTAAAGACTGCTTTTGCAGAATTGGCCAGAGGATGTACCTGCCCGAAAGAATTTCCGGTTTGTGTTTGCGGAAACTCGCCGAAGATAAAGATAATAAACAGAAAACCAATAGTTGCCGGAAAAGATGAACTTGAAAAAAATAACAGAGCCCATAGTGCAAAATTACGAATAGCAGAAAAAATATAA